A window from Ardenticatena maritima encodes these proteins:
- the guaB gene encoding IMP dehydrogenase yields the protein MAETAHETYALVEETFTAPEALTFDDVLLLPGYSDVLPSQIDLSTEIAPGIRLNLPILSAAMDTVTEARLAIALAREGGLGVIHRNLTIEEQAAEVDKVKRSEAGMIVDPITLPPDATIADAERLMSTYRISGVPITEPDGKLIGILTNRDIRFVTDMSRPVSEYMTSKNLITAPFGTTLEEAIEILQEHRIEKLPLVDENGYLKGLITVKDIQKRRDYPNAATDSLNRLLVGAAVGAGPSALERAEALVKANVDVLVVDTAHGHSKNVIETVRKLREYFPKTPVIAGNVATPEGTIALIEAGAHAVKVGIGAGSICTTRVISGVGVPQISAVWECVRAARPYGVPIIADGGIKYSGDIVKALAAGASAVMLGSLLAGLDEAPGEIILYQGERFKSYRGMGSLGAMQGPGRDRYAQGAEGKLVPEGVEGYIPYKGRLRDYVFQLAGGIRSGMGYVGARSLPDLWAKARFRRITNAGLIESHPHGVFITKEAPNYQERR from the coding sequence ATGGCTGAAACAGCGCACGAGACCTATGCCTTAGTCGAGGAGACGTTTACCGCGCCTGAGGCACTGACGTTCGACGATGTGCTTCTGCTCCCCGGATACAGCGATGTGCTGCCCTCTCAAATTGACCTGAGTACTGAAATCGCCCCTGGTATTCGCCTCAACCTGCCCATCCTCTCCGCCGCCATGGACACCGTCACGGAAGCGCGCCTGGCGATTGCGCTGGCGCGTGAAGGCGGGTTGGGCGTCATTCACCGCAACCTGACGATCGAAGAGCAGGCGGCTGAGGTGGACAAGGTCAAGCGTTCGGAAGCAGGCATGATTGTAGACCCCATCACCCTGCCGCCTGACGCTACGATTGCGGACGCCGAACGCTTGATGAGCACCTATCGCATTTCAGGCGTCCCCATTACCGAGCCCGACGGCAAACTCATCGGTATTCTCACTAACCGCGACATTCGCTTTGTGACCGACATGAGCCGCCCCGTCAGCGAGTACATGACCAGCAAGAACCTCATCACCGCGCCCTTTGGCACGACGCTGGAAGAAGCCATCGAAATTTTGCAAGAGCACCGTATCGAAAAATTGCCCCTCGTGGATGAAAACGGCTACCTCAAAGGCCTGATTACCGTGAAGGACATTCAAAAGCGGCGTGATTACCCCAATGCCGCCACCGATAGCCTGAACCGCTTGCTTGTCGGCGCGGCTGTGGGGGCTGGTCCCTCGGCGCTGGAACGCGCCGAAGCGCTGGTGAAAGCCAACGTGGACGTGCTCGTGGTGGACACGGCGCACGGGCATTCCAAGAATGTGATTGAAACAGTCCGCAAGTTGCGCGAATACTTCCCCAAAACACCCGTCATCGCCGGCAACGTTGCGACGCCTGAGGGGACGATTGCGCTCATCGAAGCGGGCGCGCACGCTGTCAAGGTGGGAATTGGCGCGGGCTCGATTTGTACCACGCGTGTGATTAGCGGCGTGGGCGTGCCGCAAATTTCGGCCGTGTGGGAATGTGTGCGCGCCGCGCGCCCCTATGGCGTGCCCATCATCGCCGACGGCGGTATCAAGTACAGCGGCGATATTGTGAAGGCGCTGGCTGCGGGCGCTTCGGCGGTCATGCTGGGCTCGTTGCTGGCAGGGTTGGATGAAGCACCGGGCGAAATCATCCTCTACCAGGGCGAACGCTTCAAATCGTATCGCGGCATGGGCAGTCTGGGCGCTATGCAAGGTCCTGGGCGCGACCGCTACGCCCAGGGCGCTGAGGGCAAGTTGGTGCCCGAAGGCGTGGAAGGCTACATTCCCTACAAAGGTCGCCTGCGCGATTACGTCTTCCAACTGGCGGGCGGTATTCGCAGTGGTATGGGCTACGTTGGGGCACGCTCGCTCCCCGATTTGTGGGCAAAGGCGCGTTTCCGCCGCATTACCAACGCCGGATTGATTGAAAGCCACCCACACGGTGTTTTCATTACGAAAGAAGCGCCAAACTATCAGGAGCGCCGTTAG
- a CDS encoding TetR/AcrR family transcriptional regulator: MPPTAPEERRAKILQAAARVFAQQGFQAARMEDIAAEAGVAKGTLYLYFKNKDDLVLGLLEQFFTVEFSSLHALLDAPGSVRERLEQLSLHLAQETLAMQDLLAIGYEFYAVAARRPDVREVLRAYFQQWHEALATLLQQGVERGELRAVDVDAAATTLIALFEGTVLLWFTDPQSVRLTYHLQQGIALFFDGMTKQPGGTP; this comes from the coding sequence ATGCCTCCCACAGCGCCTGAGGAACGCCGAGCGAAGATTCTGCAAGCGGCTGCACGCGTCTTCGCGCAACAGGGCTTTCAGGCAGCCCGCATGGAAGACATCGCCGCCGAAGCAGGGGTGGCCAAAGGCACACTCTATCTTTACTTCAAAAACAAAGATGATTTGGTGCTGGGGCTGTTAGAGCAGTTCTTCACTGTTGAATTTTCATCTTTGCATGCCCTGCTCGATGCGCCCGGCAGTGTGCGCGAGCGACTCGAACAACTCTCTTTGCACCTCGCGCAAGAAACCCTTGCCATGCAAGACCTGCTTGCCATTGGGTACGAGTTTTATGCTGTGGCTGCGCGCCGCCCCGACGTGCGAGAGGTCTTGCGCGCCTACTTCCAGCAATGGCACGAGGCCCTTGCCACACTTTTGCAACAAGGGGTCGAACGGGGCGAACTCCGCGCGGTGGATGTAGATGCCGCCGCGACCACGCTCATCGCGCTGTTTGAAGGGACGGTATTGCTTTGGTTCACAGACCCCCAGAGCGTGCGCCTGACATACCACCTGCAACAAGGAATTGCGCTTTTCTTTGATGGCATGACCAAGCAACCAGGAGGAACACCATGA
- a CDS encoding ABC transporter ATP-binding protein, with the protein MMNTTPLAALHNVSKVYQLGDVPVHALDNVSLEIAEGELVVVLGPSGSGKTTTLNLLGGLDRPTEGRILVAGEEISAYDDDALTDYRRRMVGFVFQFFNLMPTLTARENVEFALELVESDRRRITQRAEEILAQVGLAEIADRFPYQMSGGQQQRVAVARAVAKQPRLLLCDEPTGNLDTEAGRNVLETIQSLNREYGTTVVLVTHNTAIAEMADRVIRMHDGRIAEEHRNPAPKPASAITW; encoded by the coding sequence ATGATGAACACAACACCACTTGCCGCCTTGCACAACGTTTCCAAAGTGTACCAACTTGGCGATGTTCCCGTGCATGCTCTCGATAACGTCTCCTTGGAGATCGCCGAGGGGGAACTGGTCGTCGTACTCGGTCCATCTGGTTCGGGGAAAACCACCACACTCAACCTGCTGGGCGGGCTGGACCGCCCTACCGAAGGGCGCATTCTCGTCGCCGGTGAAGAGATTTCAGCCTACGATGATGACGCCCTGACCGATTATCGCCGCCGCATGGTCGGGTTTGTCTTCCAATTCTTCAACCTGATGCCCACGCTCACCGCGCGCGAAAACGTGGAGTTTGCATTGGAACTGGTCGAATCAGACCGCCGCCGTATCACCCAGCGTGCCGAGGAGATTCTGGCGCAGGTAGGCCTGGCAGAGATAGCCGACCGCTTTCCTTATCAAATGTCAGGTGGTCAACAACAGCGCGTCGCCGTGGCGCGTGCGGTCGCCAAACAGCCGCGGCTTCTGCTGTGCGATGAACCCACCGGCAACCTCGATACCGAAGCGGGGCGCAATGTCCTTGAAACCATTCAATCGCTCAATCGCGAATACGGCACCACAGTTGTGCTTGTGACGCACAACACCGCTATCGCTGAAATGGCCGACCGTGTCATCCGCATGCATGACGGCCGTATCGCCGAGGAACACCGCAACCCGGCCCCCAAACCCGCTTCGGCGATTACGTGGTAA